The following coding sequences are from one Candidatus Bathyarchaeota archaeon window:
- a CDS encoding phage tail tube protein — translation MLYYKDKFAFATDIISLLYKGARFNKATLTCDIDGLLECEAEFPSQDVEVTAAKIANATYTEYSGAVSGSESYVKIGGIACERITSWKLQIDNSCKAVPVIRSTNGHLAKYLTWGKRLLTGELNFEFESKQEADEILADTEKTSLEFGLGGANKVNVEHTKWADFSLSGKSEDLIYAKVPFTARGPLSIL, via the coding sequence GTGCTCTACTACAAAGACAAATTCGCTTTCGCCACTGACATCATAAGCTTGCTCTACAAGGGCGCACGCTTCAACAAAGCCACCCTAACATGCGATATAGACGGGCTTTTGGAGTGCGAGGCGGAATTCCCCAGTCAAGACGTAGAGGTCACAGCCGCCAAGATTGCAAACGCCACCTACACCGAATACTCAGGCGCTGTCTCAGGCAGCGAAAGCTACGTGAAAATCGGCGGCATAGCCTGCGAGCGGATTACTTCTTGGAAACTACAAATTGACAACTCATGCAAAGCTGTCCCAGTTATACGGTCAACAAACGGGCACTTAGCCAAGTACCTGACATGGGGCAAGCGGCTTCTAACTGGAGAACTCAATTTTGAGTTTGAGAGCAAACAGGAAGCTGACGAAATCTTAGCTGACACTGAAAAGACAAGCTTGGAATTTGGGCTTGGCGGAGCAAACAAAGTTAACGTTGAGCACACCAAATGGGCTGATTTTTCGTTGAGCGGCAAATCAGAGGACCTAATCTACGCTAAGGTTCCGTTTACGGCTAGAGGACCGCTTAGCATCTTATAG
- the queD gene encoding 6-carboxytetrahydropterin synthase QueD, giving the protein MRGKKMYRLRIETEFDAAHNLKGYEGKCANLHGHTWKVETFIVGKELDSIGMIMDFGLLKKRLTEITETLDHSYLNDKAEIGNPTSENIAKYIFDQMKLPDGVKLEKVRIWESPRSWCEYYE; this is encoded by the coding sequence ATGAGAGGCAAAAAGATGTATAGACTTAGAATAGAAACAGAATTTGACGCCGCACATAATCTCAAAGGCTACGAAGGTAAATGTGCAAATCTCCATGGGCATACTTGGAAAGTTGAGACATTCATAGTTGGAAAAGAACTCGATTCGATAGGAATGATAATGGACTTTGGATTGTTAAAAAAAAGACTTACTGAAATCACTGAGACTCTAGATCATTCGTACCTTAATGACAAGGCAGAGATTGGTAATCCCACTTCTGAAAATATCGCTAAATACATTTTCGACCAAATGAAGCTTCCGGATGGTGTGAAATTAGAAAAAGTTAGGATTTGGGAAAGCCCAAGAAGTTGGTGTGAATATTATGAATAA
- a CDS encoding ATP-binding cassette domain-containing protein, with product MTRRRNEPFRITQFRRIYNREEGKFTFNMSYETHTKPTPRSLVVAEAFGLGIDEAQKFKVLDASLKIGPKDIVYITGDSGSGKSVLLRAIRADLGDEAIDLSEVAVDPDKPLIETVGTTVEESLELLSKVGLNDAFLFLRTYSQLSDGQRYRYRIAKLIESGKQWWLMDEFAACLDRDTAKIIAYNLQKIARQQGKAVIAATTHSDLQKDLKPSVLVRKRFGEEIKIEYYPNIPAAECSLIREMTIEEGTREDWQKLSVFHYRGHKVAVPRKIFRIVRGDELCGVIVYSYPPPACYGRRLVLPRMTIQEMNKKLSIINRVVIHPKYRTIGLGTKLIHDTLLLVGTFYVELIAVMPKYSPFAENAGLQKIAVQQEVKSVCEVSKTLVELGFNLQLLCSERYVYNKLRNLSSKEIEVLKLSFAKNSHPRFKKEFASRHQPFGKTPEYIMAVSQSNIEKLARLVKITGILNQTKVYLLWMKQ from the coding sequence ATGACAAGAAGACGAAATGAACCCTTCCGTATAACCCAGTTCCGAAGAATCTACAACCGAGAAGAAGGAAAATTTACCTTCAACATGAGCTACGAAACCCATACTAAACCGACACCTCGCAGTCTGGTTGTTGCTGAAGCCTTCGGCTTAGGTATCGATGAGGCTCAGAAGTTCAAGGTTTTAGATGCATCGTTAAAGATTGGACCCAAAGACATAGTTTACATTACGGGTGATAGTGGTAGCGGTAAAAGCGTTCTGTTACGTGCTATTAGGGCTGACTTAGGTGATGAAGCCATTGATTTGTCAGAGGTTGCAGTTGACCCAGACAAACCCTTGATCGAAACGGTAGGCACAACAGTTGAAGAGAGCTTAGAACTGCTAAGCAAAGTCGGCTTGAACGACGCTTTTCTGTTCCTACGCACATATAGTCAATTGAGCGATGGCCAACGGTACCGTTACCGAATCGCCAAGCTAATCGAGAGCGGCAAACAATGGTGGCTCATGGACGAGTTCGCTGCATGCCTAGACCGAGACACCGCAAAAATCATCGCCTACAACCTACAAAAGATTGCACGACAGCAAGGCAAAGCAGTCATTGCAGCAACGACCCATAGTGATCTACAAAAGGACCTCAAACCGAGCGTACTAGTGCGTAAACGGTTTGGGGAAGAAATCAAAATAGAATACTACCCAAACATTCCAGCAGCCGAATGCAGTCTAATTCGAGAGATGACAATAGAAGAAGGCACAAGAGAAGACTGGCAAAAACTCAGCGTTTTCCACTATCGAGGACACAAAGTGGCGGTTCCAAGAAAAATCTTCCGCATAGTAAGAGGCGATGAACTCTGCGGCGTCATAGTCTACAGTTACCCACCACCAGCGTGTTATGGTAGACGCTTAGTGTTACCTCGAATGACAATTCAAGAGATGAATAAGAAGTTGAGCATTATTAATCGTGTAGTTATTCATCCAAAATATCGGACTATAGGTTTAGGCACGAAACTAATTCATGACACTCTGTTGTTAGTAGGCACTTTTTATGTTGAGTTGATTGCCGTTATGCCGAAATACTCACCGTTCGCAGAAAATGCGGGTCTACAAAAAATTGCTGTGCAGCAAGAGGTTAAAAGCGTTTGTGAAGTCTCTAAAACGCTCGTGGAACTAGGCTTTAATTTACAGCTTCTATGTAGCGAACGCTATGTCTATAACAAACTTAGGAATTTAAGTTCTAAAGAAATAGAAGTCCTCAAGCTGTCTTTCGCTAAGAATAGTCACCCGCGATTCAAAAAAGAATTTGCAAGTAGACATCAACCTTTTGGAAAGACACCCGAATATATTATGGCTGTGAGCCAATCAAACATAGAAAAGCTAGCACGTCTAGTGAAGATTACTGGGATCCTAAATCAGACAAAAGTTTACTTGCTATGGATGAAACAGTAA
- a CDS encoding nucleotidyltransferase: MVLSEAQLQTWSNKGAVTTSINAHQSIRTALLSDNSPIKGRTMDFYLQGSYKNDTNVRGDSDVDVVIQLDDVFYSDTSQLNDEQRNLHRAAFPDAAYNYWNFRADVLKALTDYYGIAKIRAGNKSIKLAGDTNRVNADVVPCVQYRRYKRFQNITDQDYVEGMLFFTQSEQRQIINYPKKHYENGCTKSDKTDGWFKQTVRVLKNARSKLVDDGIIAENLAPSYFVECLTYNVPNAMFGGNWQSTYYNSLNWLAKADFNNFACQSEQTYLFGTSPEQWNITNAKILVEKLLAL; encoded by the coding sequence ATGGTACTTTCAGAGGCACAATTACAAACGTGGTCTAATAAAGGGGCAGTTACTACATCAATCAACGCTCATCAGTCGATAAGAACTGCATTATTATCGGATAATTCCCCAATCAAAGGAAGGACGATGGATTTTTACCTTCAGGGTTCATACAAAAACGACACCAATGTCAGGGGAGATAGTGACGTTGACGTTGTTATCCAATTGGATGATGTTTTTTACAGCGACACCTCACAATTGAATGACGAACAACGAAACCTCCACAGAGCAGCATTTCCTGACGCAGCATACAATTATTGGAACTTTAGAGCAGATGTACTTAAAGCACTAACTGATTACTACGGGATAGCGAAAATCAGGGCAGGAAATAAATCTATCAAACTTGCCGGTGACACAAACAGGGTCAATGCAGACGTCGTGCCGTGCGTTCAATATAGACGGTACAAACGCTTTCAAAACATAACAGACCAAGATTATGTGGAAGGAATGTTATTTTTTACACAGAGCGAGCAACGGCAGATTATCAATTACCCCAAAAAACATTATGAAAACGGTTGCACAAAATCGGATAAAACAGACGGCTGGTTTAAACAAACTGTTCGAGTCCTCAAGAACGCACGCTCAAAACTGGTTGACGATGGAATAATCGCTGAAAACCTTGCCCCTTCTTACTTTGTAGAATGCCTAACTTACAATGTTCCTAACGCTATGTTTGGTGGCAATTGGCAGTCTACTTACTATAACTCACTTAATTGGTTAGCAAAAGCAGATTTCAATAATTTTGCTTGCCAAAGCGAACAAACATACCTTTTCGGTACCTCACCTGAGCAATGGAACATAACTAACGCTAAAATACTAGTTGAAAAGCTTCTGGCACTATAG
- a CDS encoding 7-carboxy-7-deazaguanine synthase QueE, which yields MKICEIFHSIEGEGIEIGRPQVFVRLTGCNLQCQWCDTKYSWLQGKEMTVSDVVENIAKYPCRTVSITGGEPLLQNAELKQLISKLKDKRYILCVNTNGTIFDRAIFDKVDLITMDCKCPSSGEVSDLKVLQATQSNYRQKTQFKFVISDENDYAYARQTIESTLLHGKTNLIFQPQWSNKSFCRKLAELILRDELQVRLLLQQHKIIWGDKKGV from the coding sequence GTGAAGATATGCGAGATTTTCCACTCCATTGAAGGCGAAGGAATAGAGATAGGAAGACCTCAAGTTTTTGTAAGATTGACCGGTTGCAATTTACAGTGTCAGTGGTGTGATACCAAATACTCGTGGCTTCAAGGAAAAGAAATGACTGTTTCTGACGTAGTTGAAAATATAGCAAAATACCCCTGCAGGACTGTCTCCATTACAGGAGGGGAACCGTTGCTTCAAAATGCTGAATTGAAGCAGTTAATCTCTAAACTTAAAGATAAGAGGTACATTCTATGCGTTAATACCAACGGGACTATTTTTGACCGGGCAATTTTTGACAAGGTAGACTTAATCACGATGGATTGTAAGTGTCCTTCTTCCGGAGAAGTAAGTGATCTGAAAGTATTGCAAGCAACCCAAAGCAACTACAGACAAAAAACGCAATTCAAATTTGTAATTTCAGATGAAAACGATTATGCATATGCCCGTCAAACTATAGAGTCAACATTGCTGCATGGAAAAACGAATCTGATTTTTCAGCCTCAATGGTCAAACAAGTCGTTTTGCAGAAAACTAGCCGAATTGATTCTTAGGGATGAATTACAAGTGAGGTTACTTTTACAGCAGCATAAAATTATCTGGGGAGATAAAAAAGGCGTTTGA
- the queC gene encoding 7-cyano-7-deazaguanine synthase QueC produces MNKQKIAVVLLSGGLDSTTVATLAKSQGYDISAITFNYGQVLSKEIKSAQETSKRLGITHKIIDISNYKDLAWYSALTHPEMFSVPKERSINEMSDSIPITYVPLRNTFLIVMAAALLESQILEKVELEKVDPQLIEARIFIAANALDYSGYPDCRPEYYQRLNELMKITSKVGIQYKIEMKIETPLLYMTKKEIAELGLKLKAPLDQTWSCYVGGEIPCQKCDSCKLRAQGFKELGVSDPLIARLQKEGKM; encoded by the coding sequence ATGAATAAACAAAAGATTGCTGTAGTGTTGTTAAGTGGTGGATTGGATTCAACGACCGTTGCAACGTTAGCGAAAAGCCAAGGTTATGATATTAGCGCCATCACTTTTAATTACGGGCAAGTCTTAAGCAAAGAAATCAAATCTGCTCAAGAGACATCAAAAAGATTAGGAATAACTCACAAGATTATTGACATATCAAACTACAAGGATTTGGCTTGGTACTCAGCGTTGACACACCCTGAGATGTTCAGTGTTCCAAAAGAGCGAAGCATCAATGAAATGAGTGATAGCATCCCAATCACCTATGTTCCCTTAAGAAATACCTTTCTTATAGTCATGGCTGCCGCCTTACTAGAATCCCAAATATTAGAAAAAGTTGAACTTGAGAAAGTTGATCCGCAATTAATTGAAGCTAGGATTTTCATTGCAGCGAACGCTTTAGATTATTCAGGATACCCTGACTGTCGACCAGAGTACTACCAAAGACTCAATGAACTTATGAAAATAACTAGCAAGGTCGGTATTCAGTACAAAATAGAGATGAAAATTGAAACTCCTCTTTTGTATATGACTAAGAAAGAAATTGCCGAATTAGGGTTAAAACTGAAAGCGCCCTTGGACCAAACATGGAGTTGCTATGTTGGCGGTGAGATACCTTGCCAAAAATGTGATTCCTGTAAACTTAGGGCTCAAGGCTTCAAAGAACTGGGAGTTAGTGACCCGCTCATTGCTCGTCTACAAAAAGAGGGAAAAATGTGA
- a CDS encoding GTP cyclohydrolase, FolE2/MptA family: protein MVQDVQNQKPENEIELEKVGVEGLKKLVTVERPEKTYHVIVSINSYITLPSNLRGVHMSRFVESVEDIPSSTSAIEDLAQQIAVEAFKKHGFHCKTKIFGELPFDRIRPSGKKENSIAKMFATFSTKTKKKMAGISVNGALACPCSKEMCNGLTHNQRGNLSVEIDISNNNVELLDVIEICNQSFSAPTFSLLKRPEEKQVVEQMHENARFVEDVTRKCVQLLKEKYPTKYCAVKCVSMESIHDHNVCSEWRGIL, encoded by the coding sequence TTGGTTCAAGACGTTCAAAATCAAAAGCCTGAAAATGAAATAGAACTCGAAAAAGTAGGCGTTGAAGGACTAAAGAAACTAGTCACCGTAGAAAGGCCTGAGAAAACTTACCACGTTATTGTCAGCATTAACAGCTATATCACTTTACCTTCAAATTTGCGCGGGGTGCATATGAGTAGGTTTGTAGAGTCTGTTGAGGATATTCCAAGTTCAACCTCCGCAATAGAAGACTTGGCGCAACAGATAGCGGTTGAGGCTTTCAAGAAACATGGATTCCATTGTAAAACTAAAATTTTTGGGGAGCTTCCCTTTGATAGAATAAGGCCAAGTGGCAAAAAGGAAAATTCAATCGCCAAGATGTTTGCCACTTTCTCAACAAAGACAAAAAAGAAGATGGCAGGTATCTCGGTAAATGGAGCTTTAGCCTGCCCATGCTCTAAGGAAATGTGCAATGGGCTAACACATAATCAACGTGGCAATTTGAGTGTCGAAATTGACATTTCAAATAACAATGTTGAGCTTTTAGATGTTATCGAAATATGCAATCAAAGTTTTAGTGCTCCAACATTCTCATTGCTTAAAAGACCTGAAGAGAAACAAGTGGTTGAACAAATGCATGAAAACGCACGATTCGTTGAGGATGTAACCCGAAAGTGCGTTCAACTACTAAAAGAAAAGTATCCGACAAAATATTGTGCTGTAAAGTGCGTAAGCATGGAATCTATTCATGACCATAACGTTTGCTCCGAATGGCGAGGCATTCTATGA
- a CDS encoding HK97 gp10 family phage protein encodes MEEFKAAMQRFDSGMQRQVHSFLVSWAADVKAEAMRLVPVRTGYLRSTIYAKIQEWVAEIGADATYALFVELGTKYMQAQPYLYPTIQEYLPQLETVITAAIEQAKAEAGL; translated from the coding sequence GTGGAAGAATTCAAAGCGGCTATGCAGAGGTTTGATTCAGGCATGCAGCGACAGGTTCATAGCTTTTTGGTTAGCTGGGCTGCTGACGTCAAAGCTGAAGCCATGCGCCTTGTTCCTGTCCGCACAGGTTATCTTCGAAGTACCATCTATGCGAAGATTCAAGAATGGGTAGCTGAAATCGGCGCAGACGCCACTTATGCATTGTTTGTGGAATTGGGCACTAAGTACATGCAGGCGCAACCCTATCTTTACCCAACCATCCAAGAGTACCTTCCCCAACTGGAAACTGTCATCACTGCAGCTATTGAGCAAGCTAAAGCGGAGGCTGGACTTTGA
- a CDS encoding tRNA-guanine transglycosylase codes for MFEVTASDGFARVGELNTKHGVLKTPVLFPVHNLGAEGGWNTPRYWEKFPHINTALFNAAFLSMNRGGHLGTILKTGVQPFVRFFGITFADSGGFIYKKYRLTIRPERILEIQEKMGADIASTLDFPIQCKALTENEKIARTVKNAKLALSLRKDPAMLLYASINGYDPIVLRNVIRNLKRYGDFDGYAIGSLMPRYSNYRSLVDFILAVKLEAGEKPVHVYGLGSPLVTHLLIYLGVDSFDSSFFVVASGNRNYSLPGYGRKEFRDLHDYSDSSPCNCPICQKHTLTELRKSRELLTFHNLWILWDEIEQTKTAIKENRVEEYLTYRFRNAKWAKKAFEYAKKRTKFYFPGA; via the coding sequence ATGTTCGAAGTAACAGCATCCGATGGGTTTGCTAGAGTAGGGGAGCTAAACACCAAGCATGGAGTTCTTAAAACGCCTGTGCTCTTTCCAGTTCATAATCTTGGCGCAGAGGGGGGATGGAATACACCGCGATACTGGGAAAAATTTCCACATATAAATACGGCTCTTTTTAACGCAGCGTTCCTATCTATGAACAGAGGCGGACATTTAGGAACAATTCTCAAAACAGGCGTCCAACCTTTCGTTAGATTCTTTGGGATTACATTTGCGGATAGCGGCGGCTTTATCTATAAAAAATATCGCCTAACTATCCGACCGGAGAGAATACTTGAAATTCAAGAGAAAATGGGAGCTGACATCGCTTCAACTTTAGATTTTCCTATTCAATGCAAAGCACTGACAGAGAACGAGAAAATCGCTAGAACCGTAAAGAACGCTAAATTAGCGTTATCCTTGAGAAAAGACCCTGCGATGCTTCTTTATGCAAGCATAAATGGTTATGACCCGATAGTGCTCCGAAATGTCATTAGAAACTTGAAAAGATACGGAGACTTTGATGGGTATGCAATTGGAAGTCTAATGCCTAGATATAGTAACTATCGCTCTTTAGTTGACTTCATACTGGCGGTAAAATTAGAAGCAGGTGAAAAACCCGTTCATGTTTATGGCCTTGGAAGTCCGCTCGTAACTCACCTGCTGATATATCTCGGAGTCGATTCTTTTGATTCTTCATTTTTTGTGGTAGCATCTGGAAACAGAAATTACTCGCTACCTGGATATGGACGCAAAGAGTTCAGAGACCTTCATGACTATTCTGATTCTTCACCGTGCAATTGTCCGATATGCCAAAAACACACCTTAACAGAACTAAGAAAAAGTCGCGAATTACTAACTTTTCATAATCTGTGGATTCTGTGGGACGAAATAGAACAAACAAAGACAGCAATAAAAGAGAACAGAGTAGAGGAATATCTAACATACCGATTTAGAAACGCAAAATGGGCCAAGAAAGCGTTTGAATATGCAAAAAAACGTACCAAGTTTTACTTCCCAGGTGCCTAA
- a CDS encoding terminase family protein has translation MHKDRLFEERAGLRCDLAEAQEQTERQAKSLHGDVKSFFEQVFGFTPYRYQLELAELFEKNQFTAVRWARQTGKSFSVSALLLKYAWEHPDSYIAIVGPSWRQTKLNIRRMGGFCRKLPQQPGLHIQKTRISLPNGSMIEAFPNNPDTIRGPTFKVIWIEEANFVPDDEELYDAILFTLGTTNGKLIATSTPWNTDSLFWKMCNHKDYSDFARSHVRWSDALEPNGPLKPAIVEKIKRQFGDDPQRWRREMEAEWAEDEDVWLAQSLIVACVGTVKNCGEDLQEFNPEASCEGDFFAGLDLAQTRDYCVLSVVERLNDKLFLRHLKIFQQPTLYAHVLGYLKALQDRWGGFQKIRVDFTREGPSIIADMETAGIENAEGVNFSVPRKSEMASLLKQRMMNKQFYYPLLNWERPYRGDLCTELNVERYDLRKDGTIGYSHPNGTHDDVFWSIALAVFATVQMEPEPFLAVIPR, from the coding sequence ATGCATAAAGATAGGCTCTTTGAGGAAAGAGCGGGGCTTCGTTGTGATTTAGCGGAGGCTCAAGAGCAGACTGAGCGCCAAGCCAAAAGCTTGCATGGCGATGTTAAGAGCTTCTTTGAGCAGGTCTTTGGGTTTACGCCTTACCGCTATCAGCTAGAGCTTGCGGAATTGTTTGAGAAAAACCAGTTTACGGCTGTGCGTTGGGCACGTCAGACTGGAAAGAGCTTTTCGGTTTCGGCTTTGCTTCTCAAGTATGCTTGGGAGCATCCCGACAGCTACATAGCGATTGTTGGTCCAAGCTGGCGTCAAACAAAACTCAACATACGCCGCATGGGTGGTTTCTGTCGAAAGCTTCCCCAACAGCCAGGCCTACACATCCAGAAAACAAGGATTAGTCTTCCAAACGGTAGCATGATTGAAGCCTTCCCCAACAACCCCGATACAATCAGAGGGCCTACGTTCAAAGTTATCTGGATCGAAGAAGCCAATTTTGTGCCTGATGACGAGGAGCTATATGATGCTATTCTGTTTACGCTTGGAACAACCAACGGCAAGCTAATCGCTACATCTACGCCTTGGAATACGGATTCGCTGTTTTGGAAGATGTGCAACCACAAGGATTATTCTGATTTTGCGCGGTCGCATGTTCGGTGGAGTGATGCATTAGAGCCTAATGGTCCGCTTAAGCCTGCTATTGTTGAGAAGATTAAACGTCAGTTCGGGGATGACCCGCAACGTTGGCGTCGGGAGATGGAGGCAGAATGGGCAGAAGACGAAGATGTCTGGCTTGCTCAAAGCTTAATCGTTGCTTGCGTGGGTACGGTGAAGAATTGCGGAGAAGACCTCCAAGAGTTCAACCCTGAAGCTAGCTGTGAAGGCGACTTTTTTGCTGGACTTGACTTGGCGCAAACCCGAGATTACTGCGTGCTCTCTGTAGTTGAACGCCTAAATGATAAGCTTTTCCTTCGGCACCTAAAGATTTTCCAGCAGCCTACGCTATACGCCCACGTTCTCGGTTACCTCAAAGCGCTGCAGGATAGATGGGGCGGATTCCAGAAAATACGAGTGGACTTCACACGGGAAGGTCCAAGCATTATTGCCGATATGGAAACTGCTGGAATAGAAAACGCTGAAGGAGTAAACTTTAGCGTGCCACGAAAGAGCGAGATGGCAAGCCTGCTAAAGCAGCGTATGATGAACAAGCAGTTCTACTATCCGCTGCTCAACTGGGAACGACCCTACAGAGGTGACCTCTGCACTGAGCTAAACGTTGAACGCTATGACCTACGCAAGGACGGCACCATAGGCTACTCACACCCAAACGGAACCCACGACGACGTCTTTTGGAGCATAGCACTAGCCGTGTTTGCCACTGTTCAGATGGAACCAGAACCGTTCCTAGCAGTTATCCCAAGGTGA
- a CDS encoding DUF2190 family protein, with protein MTDRSGKSWMAIGETDDPEAIIESYEAEAAVTKGSPVHLSSDDKVSESPGGDDAIGIAVKTVAAGAMCGVLKRGRVKVTANGPITRGKAVCSAAGRKVTQFVDQAVNEGGAATYTVYYNRKLGTALQAAVADGDLIFIDVEK; from the coding sequence TTGACTGATAGATCTGGCAAAAGCTGGATGGCAATCGGCGAAACAGACGACCCAGAAGCAATTATTGAATCGTATGAAGCTGAAGCGGCGGTCACCAAAGGCTCACCTGTGCATTTGAGTTCTGACGATAAGGTTTCTGAAAGCCCAGGCGGAGACGACGCCATAGGCATAGCAGTCAAAACCGTTGCAGCAGGCGCAATGTGTGGAGTGCTTAAGCGGGGCAGAGTCAAAGTCACAGCCAACGGACCAATAACACGCGGCAAAGCAGTATGCAGCGCCGCAGGCAGAAAAGTTACCCAATTCGTTGACCAAGCAGTAAACGAGGGCGGAGCAGCAACCTACACAGTATACTACAATCGCAAACTAGGAACCGCACTCCAAGCCGCAGTAGCTGACGGCGATTTGATTTTCATTGATGTGGAGAAGTGA
- a CDS encoding phage major capsid protein, translating into MKPRLFEALMAKPCDQREVYEKLKQKTEHPFVKRYVAMGIKEGLFSDMTSALGRMHDTLVQAAFPELIGRNIITVTPTSETMERFPLDTDAVAYRYSEGSVTRLSGKKNSTVDVYTNVLADASEEWTREFLEDATWNVMDNMVQKVGRALGLNETQAIIALYGAVADADLAGGAPINGGNEPLDWTGLLQLHDAVRSANWRPTVLAVSETQLHQLLNDDKFVHAQYLPSSDTDIEQGSIGNVLGMQVQASTLVPNGTAYAIDTRVASVMLLRRDITVEDWEDIKTGKYGVRATTRFGAGVLRSTAVAKMTNIKATLT; encoded by the coding sequence TTGAAGCCTAGACTCTTTGAAGCTTTAATGGCTAAACCGTGCGACCAGCGGGAAGTCTACGAGAAACTCAAGCAAAAAACCGAACATCCCTTCGTAAAACGCTATGTTGCAATGGGCATAAAAGAAGGTCTCTTTAGCGACATGACAAGCGCACTTGGCAGAATGCATGACACTCTGGTGCAGGCGGCATTTCCTGAACTTATCGGCAGAAACATCATCACCGTCACGCCCACCTCTGAAACAATGGAGCGCTTCCCTCTCGACACTGATGCAGTTGCTTACCGCTATTCTGAAGGTTCAGTAACAAGGCTAAGCGGCAAAAAGAACAGCACCGTAGACGTCTACACAAACGTGCTTGCGGACGCTTCCGAGGAGTGGACAAGGGAGTTTCTTGAAGACGCCACTTGGAATGTCATGGATAACATGGTGCAGAAAGTCGGCAGAGCACTTGGACTAAACGAAACTCAAGCAATCATAGCCCTCTATGGGGCAGTTGCGGACGCTGACTTGGCAGGCGGAGCACCCATCAACGGCGGCAACGAACCATTGGACTGGACAGGACTGCTACAACTACACGATGCCGTTAGGAGCGCAAACTGGCGTCCCACAGTGCTGGCAGTAAGCGAAACACAACTACATCAACTTCTCAACGATGACAAGTTTGTCCATGCACAGTACTTACCCAGCAGTGACACCGACATTGAGCAAGGCAGCATCGGAAACGTCTTAGGCATGCAGGTACAGGCTAGCACTCTTGTTCCAAACGGCACAGCATACGCAATAGACACCCGCGTCGCCTCCGTTATGCTTCTACGCAGAGACATAACCGTTGAGGACTGGGAAGACATCAAAACCGGCAAATACGGCGTTCGAGCAACCACACGATTCGGCGCTGGCGTTTTACGTTCAACAGCAGTTGCCAAAATGACCAACATCAAAGCCACCCTAACTTAG